In one Sphingobium sp. MI1205 genomic region, the following are encoded:
- the rpmG gene encoding 50S ribosomal protein L33, translated as MAKPATVKIRLVSSADTGFFYVTKKNPRTKTEKLSFRKYDPVVRKHVEFKEAKIK; from the coding sequence ATGGCCAAGCCAGCAACCGTCAAGATTCGCCTCGTCAGCTCGGCTGACACCGGATTCTTCTATGTTACCAAGAAGAATCCGCGCACGAAGACCGAGAAGCTGAGCTTCCGCAAATATGACCCGGTCGTGCGCAAGCATGTCGAGTTCAAGGAAGCCAAGATCAAGTGA
- a CDS encoding TMEM165/GDT1 family protein yields MDALLTTLLGCFLAEIGDRNQLLVMALAARFGRDGAIIAGVLVAVVANAAIAAAAGAFVAPMLGADARLLFLALALLFLGLGLLWRVKEPDPLDQWPTGPFLTNALGLFILGFGDGSQFLILGVATRTADPVLAATGGAIGVMAALVPAVLLRDRLLHVLPVRAIRYGGGALTLILAVMLAVTALRLV; encoded by the coding sequence ATGGATGCATTGCTGACCACGTTGCTCGGATGCTTCCTGGCGGAAATAGGTGACAGGAACCAGCTGCTGGTCATGGCGCTTGCCGCCCGTTTCGGAAGGGACGGCGCGATTATCGCGGGGGTGCTGGTGGCCGTCGTCGCGAATGCCGCCATTGCCGCAGCCGCTGGCGCCTTCGTTGCGCCGATGCTTGGCGCGGATGCCCGGCTGCTGTTCCTCGCCCTCGCCCTGCTGTTCCTTGGCCTTGGTCTGCTCTGGCGAGTGAAGGAGCCCGATCCGTTGGACCAGTGGCCGACCGGCCCGTTTTTGACGAATGCGCTGGGGCTCTTCATCCTCGGGTTCGGTGACGGATCGCAATTCCTGATCCTGGGCGTCGCCACGCGCACCGCTGATCCTGTCCTTGCCGCCACTGGAGGTGCGATAGGTGTGATGGCTGCGCTGGTTCCGGCCGTGCTGCTGCGGGATCGCTTGCTGCATGTCCTGCCTGTTCGCGCCATTCGTTATGGCGGCGGTGCGCTGACCCTGATTCTGGCGGTTATGCTTGCCGTCACCGCGCTGCGGCTGGTCTGA
- a CDS encoding Dps family protein: protein MTAPDLKTPTDLRSNATKSVAQALNGVLADSYALYFKTKNFHWHVSGPHFRDYHLMFDEQATQILATTDAIAERVRKTGNTTLRSVGDIGRHQSITDNDAEYVSPGDMLNELREDNLRLVESLRAAKSAATEAGDNATEGIIDDWTDQAEERAWFLFEAGRNA from the coding sequence ATGACAGCCCCCGACCTCAAGACCCCCACGGACCTGCGCAGCAACGCCACCAAGTCAGTGGCCCAGGCGCTTAACGGCGTGCTGGCGGACAGCTATGCGCTGTATTTCAAGACCAAGAATTTCCACTGGCATGTGTCCGGCCCGCATTTCCGGGACTATCATCTGATGTTCGACGAGCAGGCGACTCAGATTCTGGCCACGACCGACGCGATTGCCGAGCGCGTGCGCAAGACCGGGAATACCACGTTGCGTTCCGTGGGTGACATTGGCCGCCACCAGTCGATCACGGATAATGACGCGGAGTATGTCAGCCCCGGCGACATGCTGAACGAACTGCGCGAGGATAATCTGCGGCTCGTGGAATCGCTGCGCGCCGCCAAGAGCGCGGCCACCGAAGCGGGCGATAATGCGACCGAAGGCATTATCGACGACTGGACCGACCAGGCCGAAGAGCGCGCCTGGTTCCTGTTCGAAGCAGGTCGGAACGCCTGA
- a CDS encoding GreA/GreB family elongation factor yields the protein MSVAFRRESDEEHLEPTFEIPLPPGPNWVTQRGLRLTREKVEALEAAETADMTEDEAKKLKRELRYWRTRLATAELRPVPDGGAVAFGTRVAYRLNGQTKTIYIVGDDEADPNDGRISFSSPLARAMMDAEAGEQVDFGGKANSVEILSISPVEEA from the coding sequence ATGAGCGTCGCCTTTCGCCGCGAAAGCGATGAGGAGCATCTGGAGCCCACCTTCGAAATCCCACTACCGCCCGGTCCCAATTGGGTGACGCAGCGCGGGCTTCGGCTGACGCGCGAAAAAGTCGAGGCGCTGGAAGCCGCCGAGACCGCGGACATGACGGAGGATGAGGCAAAGAAGCTGAAGCGCGAGTTGCGTTACTGGCGCACCCGGCTGGCGACGGCGGAACTGCGGCCAGTGCCGGATGGAGGAGCAGTGGCATTTGGGACGCGCGTGGCCTACCGCCTCAACGGCCAGACGAAGACCATCTATATTGTCGGCGATGATGAAGCGGATCCCAATGATGGGCGCATCAGCTTCTCTTCGCCCCTTGCCCGCGCAATGATGGATGCCGAAGCTGGGGAGCAGGTGGATTTTGGCGGGAAAGCAAACTCTGTAGAGATACTTTCGATCAGCCCTGTCGAGGAGGCCTGA
- the cobT gene encoding cobaltochelatase subunit CobT has translation MAERSPLDAFKDVLSGAARSIARDAEVEVGFTADAPHMAGKAIKVPTPGRNLPADQVALARGFADANALRLRHHNLRMHNAAAPADATARAVYDAVEQARVEAIGARAMEGVRANLNHALELRLRSDPLRRARSADEVPLSTALALKVRERLTGQEIPKDAAGGMAMVDAWIEEKAGADLDALTMAIDDQRAFQKLAQAMLEHLQLVESDVPPETDEEEPQEGEDQEEQQEEGDSGEEEAGDSDMNAEARAEDQGGETEDGETEYSDDFDADSEEGADDMGDEGMMPVRPNRPLSDLPPGFDYKPYTTRHDEVVTADDLCDEDELNRLRGFLDQQLVSLQGAVTKLANRLQRRLMAQQSRSWDFDQEEGLLDAARLARIVIDPTRSLSYKVERDTEFRDTVVTLLIDNSGSMRGRPISIAAISADIMARTLERCGVKTEILGFTTRAWKGGQSREDWLAAGRPPMPGRLNDLRHIIYKKADEPWRRARRNLGLMMREGLLKENIDGEALLWAHSRLIARNEERRILMVISDGAPVDDSTLSVNSGTYLERHLRQVIEWIENRSPVQLVAIGIGHDVTRYYRRAVTIMDAEQLGGTMVEQLAGLFDED, from the coding sequence ATGGCTGAACGGTCGCCCCTCGACGCGTTCAAGGATGTGCTGTCCGGCGCGGCCCGCTCGATCGCGCGCGACGCGGAAGTGGAAGTCGGCTTCACAGCCGACGCGCCGCATATGGCTGGCAAGGCGATCAAGGTGCCAACGCCGGGCCGCAACCTGCCCGCCGATCAGGTCGCACTCGCCCGCGGATTTGCGGACGCCAATGCGTTGCGCCTGCGGCACCATAATCTGCGCATGCATAATGCGGCAGCCCCCGCCGACGCCACCGCGCGCGCTGTCTATGACGCGGTCGAGCAGGCGCGGGTGGAGGCGATCGGCGCGCGGGCGATGGAGGGCGTGCGCGCCAACCTCAATCACGCGCTGGAACTGCGGCTGCGGTCAGACCCGCTGCGGCGGGCACGTTCAGCGGACGAAGTGCCACTGTCCACCGCGCTGGCGCTGAAGGTGCGCGAGCGGCTGACGGGGCAGGAAATACCCAAGGACGCAGCCGGTGGGATGGCGATGGTGGACGCGTGGATCGAGGAAAAGGCAGGTGCCGATCTCGACGCGCTCACCATGGCGATCGACGACCAGCGCGCCTTCCAGAAGCTTGCCCAGGCGATGCTGGAACATTTGCAGCTGGTCGAAAGCGATGTGCCGCCCGAAACCGATGAGGAAGAGCCGCAAGAAGGCGAAGACCAGGAAGAGCAGCAGGAAGAAGGCGACTCCGGCGAAGAGGAGGCCGGCGACAGCGATATGAACGCCGAGGCCCGCGCCGAAGACCAGGGCGGCGAAACCGAGGACGGCGAAACCGAATATAGCGACGATTTCGACGCCGACAGTGAGGAAGGCGCCGACGATATGGGCGATGAGGGCATGATGCCGGTCCGCCCGAACCGTCCGCTATCCGACCTGCCGCCCGGTTTCGACTACAAGCCCTACACGACCAGGCATGACGAGGTGGTGACCGCTGACGACCTGTGTGATGAGGATGAGCTCAATCGGCTGCGCGGGTTCCTCGACCAACAGCTTGTCAGCCTGCAAGGCGCGGTCACCAAGCTGGCGAACCGGCTGCAACGGCGACTGATGGCGCAGCAGTCGCGCTCCTGGGATTTCGATCAGGAAGAAGGCCTGCTCGACGCAGCGCGGCTGGCCCGGATCGTGATCGATCCGACGCGCTCGCTGTCCTACAAGGTGGAGCGGGATACGGAATTTCGCGATACGGTGGTCACGCTGCTGATCGATAATTCGGGATCGATGCGGGGGCGACCGATTTCGATCGCCGCGATCAGTGCCGACATCATGGCGCGCACACTGGAACGCTGCGGCGTCAAGACCGAGATATTGGGCTTTACCACCCGCGCCTGGAAAGGGGGCCAGAGCCGCGAGGACTGGTTGGCCGCCGGGCGGCCGCCGATGCCGGGACGGCTGAACGACCTGCGGCACATCATATACAAAAAGGCCGATGAGCCCTGGCGCCGGGCGCGCAGGAATCTGGGCCTGATGATGCGCGAGGGGCTGCTGAAGGAAAATATCGACGGCGAGGCGCTGCTTTGGGCGCACAGCCGATTGATTGCGCGTAACGAAGAACGCCGTATCCTGATGGTGATTTCCGATGGTGCGCCGGTCGATGACTCAACACTGTCGGTCAACAGCGGCACCTATCTGGAGCGTCACCTGCGGCAGGTGATCGAGTGGATCGAAAATCGGTCGCCCGTTCAACTCGTGGCGATCGGTATCGGTCATGACGTCACCCGCTATTACAGGCGCGCGGTGACGATCATGGACGCCGAGCAGCTGGGCGGCACGATGGTCGAGCAGCTCGCCGGGCTGTTCGACGAGGATTGA
- a CDS encoding OsmC family protein gives MIVVERIAPDGSAHRISIRGHELIADMTAPDGHDEGPDPHDLYDSALGACKAMTILWYAQRKSIPVEGIHVGVTRDASQERDGIYKLTTRIALSGPLTDEQHDTLIGVAARCPVHKLMSEVETRIETIAVPYVGEGERP, from the coding sequence ATGATCGTCGTCGAACGCATCGCGCCCGATGGCAGCGCACACCGGATCAGCATCCGTGGGCATGAGCTGATCGCGGACATGACCGCGCCGGACGGGCATGATGAAGGCCCCGATCCGCACGATCTCTATGATTCGGCGCTCGGCGCGTGCAAGGCGATGACGATCCTGTGGTATGCGCAGCGCAAGAGCATCCCGGTGGAAGGCATTCATGTCGGCGTGACCCGCGACGCAAGTCAGGAACGGGATGGCATCTACAAGCTGACCACGCGCATTGCGCTGAGCGGTCCCCTGACCGACGAGCAGCATGACACGCTGATCGGCGTTGCGGCGCGCTGCCCGGTCCATAAGCTGATGAGTGAAGTGGAGACGCGGATCGAGACCATCGCTGTTCCATATGTGGGCGAAGGCGAACGACCGTGA
- the cobS gene encoding cobaltochelatase subunit CobS encodes MTDIPNVQPDTRAETLLAAPDREVDAREIFGVDVDLKIPAFSEADERVPDLDPAYVFDPDTTLAILAGFAFNRRVMVQGYHGTGKSSHIEQIAARLRWPCIRINLDAHISRIDLVGRDAIVLKDGQQVTEFREGLLPWALQRPVALVFDEYDAGRPDVMFVIQRVLETDGKMTLLDQNRVIRPNPWFRLFATANTVGLGDTTGLYHGTQQINQGQMDRWNLVVTLNYLPAATEAQIVLAKSGEYDHEGGRKEVENMIKVAELTRQGFINGDISTVMSPRTVISWAQNALIFNNVGFAFRLSFLNKCDEAERALVAEYYQRVFGKDLPESVAHRAA; translated from the coding sequence ATGACCGACATTCCCAACGTCCAGCCCGATACCCGCGCCGAAACGCTGCTGGCGGCGCCCGACCGCGAGGTGGATGCGCGCGAAATTTTCGGCGTGGACGTCGATCTCAAGATCCCGGCCTTTTCCGAAGCCGATGAGCGCGTGCCAGACCTCGACCCCGCCTATGTGTTCGACCCGGACACTACGCTGGCGATTCTGGCGGGCTTTGCTTTCAACCGGCGCGTCATGGTGCAGGGCTATCATGGCACCGGCAAGTCGAGCCATATCGAACAGATCGCGGCGCGGCTGCGCTGGCCCTGCATCCGCATCAATCTGGACGCGCATATCAGCCGTATCGACCTGGTCGGCCGTGATGCCATCGTGCTGAAGGACGGCCAGCAGGTCACGGAATTCCGCGAAGGGCTGTTGCCCTGGGCATTGCAGCGGCCGGTCGCGCTGGTGTTCGACGAATATGATGCGGGACGTCCAGACGTGATGTTCGTCATCCAGCGCGTGCTGGAAACCGATGGCAAGATGACGCTGCTCGACCAGAACCGGGTGATCCGTCCGAACCCCTGGTTCCGCCTGTTCGCGACCGCCAATACGGTTGGCCTCGGCGACACCACCGGCCTTTATCACGGCACGCAACAGATCAACCAGGGCCAGATGGACCGCTGGAACCTGGTCGTGACGCTGAACTACCTGCCCGCCGCGACGGAGGCGCAGATCGTCCTCGCCAAGTCGGGCGAATATGACCATGAAGGCGGCCGCAAGGAAGTCGAAAACATGATCAAGGTGGCGGAATTGACCCGCCAGGGCTTCATCAACGGCGACATATCCACCGTCATGAGCCCGCGCACTGTGATCAGCTGGGCGCAGAACGCCCTTATCTTCAATAATGTCGGCTTCGCCTTCCGCCTGTCCTTCCTCAACAAATGCGACGAGGCGGAGCGGGCGCTGGTGGCGGAATATTATCAGCGCGTGTTCGGCAAGGATCTGCCGGAGAGCGTCGCTCACCGGGCGGCGTGA
- a CDS encoding DnaJ domain-containing protein — protein sequence MSTDPFSTRRFNRFHGRVESDRPCAVDGCIEPGEFRAPPLEGSRSNLEGPRWRWLCLEHVRQFNQGYNFFTGMSPDEIAAAQRPYAGWERETRAFAANGASPPPRWSDFQDPLDAIGAKFKERVAKARADNQMRQDGKFLSNEDRKALSVMGLGIDADRKALRQRYTELLRRYHPDHNGGDRSHESALLGVIEAYGLLRKAPAFA from the coding sequence TTGTCTACCGACCCCTTCTCGACCCGCCGTTTCAACCGTTTCCATGGCCGCGTGGAAAGCGACCGCCCCTGCGCCGTCGATGGCTGCATCGAGCCGGGCGAGTTTCGCGCGCCGCCGCTGGAGGGATCGCGTTCAAATCTTGAAGGACCGCGCTGGCGCTGGCTGTGCCTTGAGCATGTCCGCCAGTTCAACCAAGGTTATAATTTCTTCACTGGCATGAGCCCGGACGAGATCGCTGCCGCTCAGCGCCCCTATGCAGGATGGGAGCGCGAGACTCGCGCCTTTGCCGCCAACGGCGCCAGCCCGCCACCGCGCTGGTCCGATTTCCAGGATCCGCTCGACGCGATCGGCGCGAAGTTCAAGGAACGGGTGGCAAAAGCCCGTGCCGACAATCAGATGCGACAGGATGGCAAGTTCCTGTCCAACGAGGATCGCAAGGCGTTGTCCGTCATGGGCCTTGGCATCGACGCGGATCGCAAGGCGCTACGCCAGCGTTATACCGAACTGCTACGCCGCTATCATCCCGATCATAATGGCGGCGATCGCAGTCATGAAAGCGCCTTGCTGGGTGTCATCGAAGCCTATGGCCTTCTGCGCAAGGCGCCCGCCTTCGCCTGA
- a CDS encoding BolA family protein — protein sequence MSTQLKGPVATEIEDRLRAALSPEHLAVIDDSEKHRGHAGHDGSGESHFTVEIVSADFTGKNRVARQRLVNAALADLLREKVHALAIKVRAPGE from the coding sequence ATGAGCACTCAACTGAAAGGCCCGGTGGCCACAGAGATCGAGGATCGGCTGCGCGCCGCCTTGTCGCCAGAGCATCTCGCCGTGATCGATGACAGCGAAAAGCATCGCGGTCATGCGGGACATGATGGATCGGGCGAAAGCCACTTTACGGTGGAGATCGTTTCGGCCGATTTCACGGGCAAGAACCGCGTCGCGCGCCAGCGCCTTGTGAACGCGGCGCTTGCTGACCTGCTGCGCGAAAAAGTGCATGCCCTGGCCATCAAGGTGCGTGCGCCCGGCGAATAG
- a CDS encoding pirin family protein — translation MILDDLVIQTITPTTHDLGDFRVHRSLPAPGRTMVGPFIFFDQAGPAKIGAGQGIDVRPHPHINLATVTYMFEGAFLHRDSLGTEQLIEPGAVNLMTAGSGIVHSERSPDSDRAKESKLSAIQTWLALPEAVEEMAPAFEHVSEGGLPVIDCGRASARVIMGSLWGATSPVTTYADTIYADIQLSPGGTVPIDTDADERALYVAGGDAALDGVALLPQTLYVLRPGTRATLMSVDGGRVMYCGGEAFTTPRHVWWNFVSSSKDRLYQAREDWEAMRFPLIPGDDQEFIPIPQGRPKTVSYP, via the coding sequence ATGATCCTCGACGATCTCGTTATCCAGACCATTACGCCTACGACCCATGACCTGGGTGATTTTCGCGTCCATCGCTCGCTTCCTGCTCCCGGCCGGACGATGGTGGGACCGTTCATATTTTTCGATCAGGCCGGACCTGCAAAGATCGGCGCGGGGCAGGGCATTGACGTGCGCCCGCATCCACACATCAATCTCGCGACCGTCACCTATATGTTCGAGGGCGCCTTCCTGCACCGGGACTCGCTGGGGACGGAGCAACTGATCGAGCCGGGCGCGGTCAACCTGATGACGGCGGGCAGCGGCATTGTTCATTCCGAGCGTTCTCCCGACAGCGATCGGGCCAAAGAGTCCAAGCTTTCGGCGATCCAGACCTGGCTCGCGCTGCCGGAGGCGGTGGAGGAAATGGCCCCGGCCTTCGAACATGTCAGCGAAGGGGGATTGCCCGTCATCGACTGCGGCCGCGCCAGCGCCCGCGTCATCATGGGCAGTCTCTGGGGTGCAACCTCGCCGGTCACCACCTATGCCGACACCATCTATGCGGACATCCAGCTTTCACCCGGCGGTACTGTGCCGATCGATACGGATGCCGACGAGCGGGCCCTTTATGTGGCGGGCGGCGACGCGGCGCTCGATGGCGTCGCGCTGCTGCCGCAAACGCTCTACGTCCTGCGTCCCGGCACCCGCGCCACGTTGATGAGCGTCGACGGCGGCCGCGTAATGTATTGCGGCGGTGAAGCCTTCACCACGCCTCGTCATGTGTGGTGGAATTTCGTCTCTTCAAGCAAGGATCGCCTCTATCAGGCGCGCGAGGATTGGGAAGCGATGCGCTTTCCGCTGATCCCTGGCGATGATCAGGAATTCATCCCCATTCCTCAGGGCCGCCCCAAGACCGTCAGCTATCCGTAG
- a CDS encoding MJ0042-type zinc finger domain-containing protein — protein MILVCPNCATRYIVPDSAVGPNGRQVRCASCKHSWFQEGPVLAPREEAAAVAEAPVETVAPTAPSAPVVAPSPQVAPPPAPEPVMADPVAAEPVAEPVMASPIAPVQSAPAAAPQSDYRYDDVYGRGRDDVEESSAAPVKPRRNRLKLWTYAAVLFCLVIGGVGGALWYFGTPSWAINLGLVAEEADPDLLFYLSKPAERRKLPTGEEYFAFGARIVNSGKETLPVPPVLVQLRDQQNRLVFSWTTKADRTSLKPGEEASINESRIDIPKNAENLSLTFAQ, from the coding sequence ATGATCCTGGTGTGTCCCAATTGCGCCACGCGCTATATTGTGCCGGACAGCGCCGTCGGCCCCAATGGCCGCCAGGTTCGCTGCGCCTCGTGTAAACATAGCTGGTTCCAGGAGGGACCGGTGCTTGCGCCTCGCGAAGAAGCCGCAGCTGTTGCCGAGGCACCAGTCGAAACGGTGGCGCCAACCGCGCCGTCCGCCCCGGTCGTGGCTCCATCTCCGCAGGTTGCTCCGCCGCCAGCGCCCGAGCCGGTGATGGCCGATCCTGTCGCAGCAGAGCCTGTGGCCGAACCCGTCATGGCATCCCCGATCGCGCCTGTTCAATCAGCGCCGGCAGCCGCACCCCAAAGCGACTATCGTTATGATGACGTTTATGGGCGCGGGCGGGACGATGTCGAGGAAAGCAGCGCTGCCCCAGTCAAGCCGAGGCGCAATCGCCTGAAGCTGTGGACCTATGCCGCTGTCCTCTTCTGCCTGGTGATCGGCGGCGTGGGCGGCGCGCTCTGGTATTTCGGCACGCCCAGCTGGGCCATCAATCTGGGTCTGGTCGCAGAGGAAGCCGATCCGGACCTGCTCTTCTACCTGTCAAAACCCGCCGAACGGCGCAAGCTGCCGACGGGCGAAGAATATTTCGCCTTTGGCGCGCGGATCGTGAACAGCGGCAAGGAGACGTTGCCGGTGCCCCCGGTCCTGGTCCAGCTGCGCGACCAGCAAAACCGTCTGGTGTTCAGCTGGACGACGAAAGCGGACCGCACCAGCCTGAAGCCCGGCGAGGAAGCGTCGATCAATGAAAGCCGGATCGACATTCCGAAAAATGCCGAGAATCTTTCGCTGACCTTCGCGCAGTAA
- the ftsE gene encoding cell division ATP-binding protein FtsE, with amino-acid sequence MSAIVQFENVGLRYGLDSETLSDVSFSLNGGGFYFLTGASGAGKTSLLKLLYLAQRPSRGVIRLFGEDVVTLPRKRLPGFRRRIGVVFQDFRLVSHLSAYDNIALPLRVAGMAESEIDASVSEMLNWVGLGDRGQARPATLSGGEQQRVAIARAVIARPEILVADEPTGNVDADMARRLLTLFEALNRLGTTIVVATHDLPLIGQVDGAQMMRLDKGRLSDPTGSLRYPPRPQGVAAS; translated from the coding sequence ATGTCGGCGATCGTACAGTTCGAAAATGTCGGCCTGCGCTATGGTCTGGATAGCGAAACGCTGTCCGACGTCAGCTTCTCCCTGAATGGCGGCGGTTTCTATTTCCTGACCGGCGCGTCGGGCGCTGGCAAAACGTCGCTGCTCAAGCTCTTGTATCTTGCCCAGCGTCCCAGCCGTGGCGTCATCCGCCTGTTCGGCGAGGATGTGGTGACGCTTCCCCGCAAGCGCCTGCCGGGCTTCCGCCGCCGCATCGGCGTCGTGTTCCAGGATTTCCGGCTGGTCTCGCACCTGTCCGCCTATGACAATATCGCCCTGCCGCTGCGGGTCGCGGGCATGGCGGAAAGCGAGATCGACGCATCGGTTTCGGAAATGCTGAACTGGGTGGGCCTGGGCGACCGGGGGCAGGCACGCCCGGCAACGCTGTCGGGCGGGGAGCAGCAGCGCGTCGCCATCGCCCGCGCCGTCATCGCCCGGCCCGAAATCCTTGTCGCCGACGAGCCCACGGGCAACGTCGATGCGGACATGGCCCGCCGTCTGCTGACCCTGTTCGAGGCGCTTAACCGGCTGGGCACGACCATCGTCGTTGCCACGCACGATTTGCCGCTGATCGGTCAGGTGGACGGCGCGCAGATGATGCGGCTGGACAAGGGACGGCTATCCGATCCGACCGGATCGTTGCGCTATCCGCCCCGGCCACAGGGCGTGGCGGCGTCATGA
- a CDS encoding cell division protein FtsX, which translates to MTGADRRAAAAARNRLLPEGRVAGPMPWVIAIMMFLTVLAAAAGLGLAAAVQSVGADLAGRATVQIVEANADRRETLSGEAARLLRKSPDVQSVHPVDPTALAEQIRPWLGQDAASGDLPIPALIDVELKPGPTDVQVQRIGRALAALSPQIRVEPHASFLRPLARLLAALGGLAAGIVLLMALATAAIVVLAARAAHDSHRGTIDVLHLMGATDVQIARLFQRRIGLDALFGGLLGFVTALLVIILLGTRLAATGSDLLAAISLPWSSWLILAALPVGGVLLSTLAARWTVLRSLGRLL; encoded by the coding sequence ATGACCGGTGCAGACCGCCGCGCCGCCGCCGCTGCGCGAAACCGTCTTCTGCCCGAAGGCCGCGTTGCCGGACCCATGCCCTGGGTCATTGCGATCATGATGTTCCTGACGGTTCTCGCCGCTGCCGCGGGGCTTGGCCTTGCCGCCGCCGTGCAGTCGGTCGGCGCCGACCTTGCCGGGCGCGCAACCGTGCAGATTGTCGAGGCGAACGCCGACCGGCGCGAGACGCTGAGCGGAGAGGCGGCGCGATTGCTGCGCAAGTCGCCCGATGTGCAGAGCGTCCATCCCGTCGATCCGACCGCGCTGGCGGAGCAGATTCGTCCCTGGCTGGGTCAGGACGCCGCCAGTGGCGATTTGCCGATCCCCGCGTTGATCGACGTCGAATTGAAGCCAGGCCCGACCGACGTTCAGGTTCAGCGGATTGGCCGGGCACTTGCCGCTCTTTCGCCCCAGATCCGTGTGGAGCCGCACGCATCCTTTCTTCGGCCGCTTGCCCGCCTGCTCGCGGCGCTCGGCGGGCTCGCAGCGGGCATAGTGTTGCTGATGGCGCTCGCGACCGCCGCGATCGTCGTGCTGGCGGCGCGCGCCGCGCATGACAGCCATCGCGGGACGATCGATGTGCTGCACCTTATGGGAGCGACCGACGTGCAGATTGCCCGCCTGTTCCAGCGCCGCATCGGCCTTGATGCGCTGTTCGGCGGGCTGCTGGGGTTCGTCACGGCCCTGCTCGTCATCATCCTGCTCGGCACGCGCCTCGCCGCCACTGGATCAGACCTGCTGGCGGCGATTAGCCTGCCGTGGAGCAGTTGGCTGATCCTTGCCGCCCTGCCTGTCGGGGGCGTCCTGCTCTCGACGCTTGCCGCGCGCTGGACCGTACTGCGGTCGTTGGGGCGACTGCTGTGA
- a CDS encoding YdcF family protein produces the protein MIVRLFAVTMLAWMLGFAWFAIFLPQPLDGRPTDAIVVLTGGAGRIDRGLALLQEGAAKRMLISGVDRSVRPSELAAQYDAPERLFSCCITLGREAIDTRSNAIETSRWLERRHFKTVRLITTDWHMRRAALELRQALPGSLTIIYDAVPSRPSLTMLMREYNKYLLRRAAALVGI, from the coding sequence GTGATTGTACGCCTCTTCGCCGTGACGATGCTTGCCTGGATGCTGGGCTTCGCCTGGTTTGCCATCTTCCTGCCCCAGCCGCTCGATGGCCGCCCTACGGACGCCATCGTCGTGCTGACCGGCGGTGCAGGCCGCATCGATCGGGGGCTTGCGCTGCTTCAGGAAGGCGCGGCCAAGCGGATGCTGATTTCCGGCGTGGATCGTTCTGTCCGTCCGTCCGAACTCGCCGCCCAATATGACGCGCCGGAGCGGCTTTTCTCCTGTTGCATCACCCTTGGCCGCGAAGCGATCGACACGCGGTCCAACGCCATCGAAACATCCCGCTGGCTGGAGCGCCGGCATTTCAAGACCGTCCGCCTGATCACAACGGACTGGCACATGCGCCGCGCGGCGCTGGAACTGCGCCAGGCGCTGCCCGGCAGCCTGACGATCATCTATGACGCCGTACCCAGCCGCCCCAGCCTCACCATGTTGATGCGCGAATATAATAAATATCTGCTCCGCCGGGCAGCGGCGCTGGTCGGGATCTGA